A part of Misgurnus anguillicaudatus chromosome 6, ASM2758022v2, whole genome shotgun sequence genomic DNA contains:
- the LOC141364219 gene encoding uncharacterized protein yields MPRDNVYVEEPRNTSMCLILINGQQGQYIHWAMQDFDGLGARLPEIHEGAGKWIQIFEQKTAGCVSAIGDIMALLAKCVGGTKLNELLNDAGLRIAIDNIRRDKMTFAPFRKSTWTTIHREYPMQIDPKMLRGDPFGETENPTAYVQKQLKRWREELEKDPEEDFVLAALFRKAILEAMPPPVETKLKDVVELNSKSHKEFCDHVSHAVEQHLKNELKATTAEREREMQRGLPQLQRDDFVSKTTKKAQAVLKEEQPALKALINKLAPHHPANTDRSTSPTHSGKCSTASQSHCYLCKAKTAKQQEWTKNSEEAEDKAEQKDHVIDAGTVKMLGLELKIFARTRRDPSGPDGLGRVLASFLTFYTGSGRARACTPAL; encoded by the coding sequence ATGCCAAGAGACAATGTTTATGTtgaagaacccagaaatacatCAATGTGCCTGATTTTGATAAACGGACAACAAGGACAATATATACACTGGGCCATGCAGGATTTTGATGGACTAGGTGCACGCCTTCCAGAAATACATgaaggagctggaaaatggaTACAAATTTTTGAGCAAAAGACAGCAGGGTGTGTCTCAGCCATAGGAGATATCATGGCCCTGTTGGCAAAGTGTGTCGGTGGAACAAAGTTGAATGAACTTTTGAATGATGCTGGACTGAGAATTGCAATTGACAACATCAGAAGAGATAAAATGACCTTTGCCCCCTTCAGGAAGAGCACGTGGACAACAATACACAGAGAATACCCCATGCAGATTGACCCGAAGATGCTGAGAGGTGATCCTTTTGGTGAAACAGAGAATCCAACCGCATACGTACAGAAACAGCTGAAACGATGGCGTGAAGAACTGGAAAAAGACCCGGAAGAAGACTTTGTTTTAGCTGCACTGTTCAGAAAGGCAATACTGGAAGCTATGCCACCACCGGTTGAAACCAAACTCAAAGATGTCGTCGAACTGAACTCCAAATCACACAAGGAGTTCTGTGATCATGTTTCACATGCAGTCGAGCAGCACCTAAAGAATGAGCTAAAGGCAACaacagcagagagagagagagagatgcaaaGGGGGCTGCCACAGTTACAGCGGGACGACTTTGTAAGCAAAACTACGAAAAAAGCACAAGCTGTTCTGAAGGAGGAACAACCAGCTCTAAAGGCGCTCATCAACAAACTTGCCCCCCACCATCCAGCAAACACAGATAGGAGCACCAGCCCAACCCACTCTGGGAAATGCTCAACAGCAAGCCAATCTCATTGTTATCTGTGCAAAGCCAAAACAGCAAAACAGCAGGAATGGACAAAAAACAgcgaggaggcagaggacaagGCAGAACAAAAAGATCACGTGATAGATGCTGGGACTGTGAAGATGCTGGGGctagagctgaagatctttgcccgaacccgACGGGACCCGTCGGGACCCGACGGGCTCGGGCGGGTTCTggcttcatttctaacattttacacgggctcggGCCGGGCTCGGGCTTGCACTCCGGCTTTGTGA